In one window of Halomarina pelagica DNA:
- the mutL gene encoding DNA mismatch repair endonuclease MutL translates to MSDEIRRLDPKTVERIAAGEVVERPASVVKELVENSLDAGASRIAVSVENGGIDGVRVADDGGGMHEEAVRRAVEEHTTSKIADVEDLERGVRTLGFRGEALHAIGAVSRLSITTKPRGEARGTELVVEGGDVERAKPAGCPEGTTVEVTDLFYNVPARRKYLKRPATEADHVQRVTTSYALANPDVAVSFEADGRERFATPGRGDRRSAVMAVYGREVASAMVPIEGDASTLPDGPLENVSGLVSHPETTRASREYCSAFVNGRYVTASTVREAIVDAYGTQLAPDRYPFAVVFLDVDPATVDVNVHPRKLEVRFADEAGAREQVRAAVERALLDEGLIRSGAPRGRSAPEQAEIAPERVEAGEGGERTRDGGGEGDEGDEGDAGRDGRDQKAASRDGDAPPRSARPRSPVDGADPSVSAAPTEDPMYAGERDGQGASATSARGESDDSSVADADERGPTPEAHPHDRGRSRKFCAATEQTRLSDDDPEPEYERLPSLSVLGQYDDTYVVAETDDGLVLIDQHAADERVNYERLREAFAGDVTTQALAEPVRLELTAREAALFEDFEDALASLGFHAGLVADRVAEVRTVPALLTGREDLVRDLLTAFVAGDGASTVEAAADDLLADLACYPSVTGNTSLTEGSVVDLLSALDGCENPYACPHGRPTIVAFDREEIEDRFERDYPGHAGRRSE, encoded by the coding sequence ACAGCCTCGACGCCGGGGCCTCGCGGATCGCGGTGAGCGTCGAGAACGGCGGGATCGACGGCGTGCGCGTCGCCGACGACGGGGGCGGAATGCACGAGGAGGCGGTTCGACGAGCCGTCGAGGAGCACACGACGAGCAAGATAGCCGACGTCGAGGACCTGGAGCGGGGCGTCAGAACGCTCGGCTTCCGCGGCGAGGCGCTGCACGCCATCGGGGCCGTCTCGCGGCTCTCGATCACGACCAAGCCCCGGGGGGAGGCGCGGGGGACGGAACTCGTCGTCGAGGGGGGCGACGTCGAGCGCGCGAAGCCCGCCGGCTGCCCCGAGGGGACGACCGTGGAGGTCACGGACCTGTTCTACAACGTCCCCGCCCGGCGGAAGTACCTGAAGCGGCCCGCGACGGAGGCCGACCACGTCCAGCGCGTGACGACGAGTTACGCGCTGGCGAACCCCGACGTCGCCGTCTCCTTCGAGGCCGACGGGCGCGAGCGCTTCGCCACGCCGGGCCGCGGCGACCGCAGGAGCGCCGTGATGGCCGTCTACGGTCGCGAGGTGGCAAGCGCGATGGTGCCGATCGAGGGAGACGCCTCGACCCTCCCGGACGGCCCCCTCGAGAACGTGTCGGGGCTGGTGAGCCACCCGGAGACGACCCGCGCGAGCCGCGAGTACTGCTCGGCGTTCGTCAACGGGCGGTACGTCACCGCGAGCACGGTCCGCGAGGCGATCGTGGACGCCTACGGGACACAGCTCGCGCCGGATCGCTACCCCTTCGCGGTCGTCTTCCTCGACGTGGACCCGGCGACCGTGGACGTGAACGTCCACCCGCGCAAGCTCGAGGTCAGGTTCGCGGACGAGGCGGGCGCGCGCGAGCAGGTCCGGGCGGCCGTGGAGCGCGCGCTGCTCGACGAGGGGCTGATCCGCTCGGGCGCGCCCCGCGGTCGATCCGCCCCCGAGCAGGCCGAGATCGCGCCGGAGCGCGTCGAGGCCGGCGAGGGGGGCGAGCGGACGAGGGACGGGGGCGGCGAGGGCGACGAGGGCGACGAGGGGGACGCGGGGCGCGACGGACGGGACCAGAAGGCGGCGTCGCGGGACGGGGACGCCCCGCCGCGCAGTGCGCGCCCCCGTTCCCCGGTCGACGGCGCGGACCCCTCCGTGTCGGCCGCGCCGACCGAGGACCCGATGTACGCCGGCGAGCGCGACGGGCAGGGCGCGTCGGCCACGAGCGCGCGCGGCGAGAGCGACGACTCCAGTGTGGCCGACGCCGACGAACGCGGGCCGACGCCCGAAGCGCATCCCCACGACCGCGGACGGTCGCGAAAGTTCTGCGCCGCGACCGAGCAGACCCGCCTGAGCGACGACGACCCGGAACCGGAGTACGAGCGCCTCCCGTCGCTGTCCGTACTCGGGCAGTACGACGACACCTACGTCGTCGCGGAGACCGACGACGGCCTCGTGCTGATCGACCAGCACGCGGCCGACGAGCGGGTGAACTACGAGCGTCTCCGCGAGGCGTTCGCGGGGGACGTGACGACGCAGGCGCTCGCGGAGCCGGTCCGCCTCGAACTCACCGCGCGCGAGGCGGCGCTGTTCGAGGACTTCGAGGACGCCCTCGCGTCGCTCGGCTTCCACGCGGGGCTCGTGGCGGATCGCGTCGCCGAGGTGCGCACCGTCCCCGCGCTGCTGACGGGGCGTGAGGACCTGGTCCGCGACCTCCTGACGGCGTTCGTGGCGGGCGACGGGGCGAGCACGGTCGAGGCCGCTGCGGACGACCTGCTCGCCGACCTCGCCTGCTACCCCTCGGTGACGGGCAACACCTCGCTGACGGAGGGCTCGGTCGTGGACCTGCTCTCCGCGCTCGACGGCTGTGAGAACCCCTACGCCTGCCCGCACGGCCGCCCCACGATCGTCGCCTTCGACCGCGAGGAGATCGAGGACCGGTTCGAGCGCGACTACCCGGGACACGCCGGTCGTCGGAGCGAGTGA
- a CDS encoding carboxypeptidase regulatory-like domain-containing protein produces the protein MRFEQLALVAVCALLVTATLPTALAANQEVTLTVTVVDREGAPVSDAEVIAEWAGGSAADTTRSNGQVLIDVPKGSTVSISVDDDRYIRNDPYVIESAAGGEVTVGVVERGSASIYVGDDDGPVVGASVTVTQDGDVVAKGKTNENGAFTTGDVERGTYGLRIEKSGYYVLDRSLDVKGDQFWMLELDSGTVPVEVRVVDDHFEDPRPVADAQVHVGDHASGNTSEDGRFTASVPVNAEHELRVSKPGYESVSRTLSVDEDETTATVDIRRTPSLSLMVANSKTVVGQTVIVTVTDEYGERVSGAAVRIDGERVGETNDEGVARIPIEEAGPRRIVVAADGVTSNAVVVEGVRDSGSSPNGDDGAASADVPNETATDGPKATEGAGPGFTGGATLLAAALALGAAVGRRARL, from the coding sequence ATGCGATTCGAACAGTTGGCGCTCGTCGCCGTCTGCGCGCTCCTCGTCACCGCGACGCTTCCGACGGCCCTCGCCGCGAACCAGGAGGTGACGCTCACCGTCACCGTCGTCGATCGGGAGGGCGCGCCCGTCAGCGACGCGGAGGTGATCGCCGAGTGGGCGGGCGGCAGCGCGGCCGACACGACGCGGAGCAACGGCCAGGTCCTCATCGACGTGCCGAAGGGCAGCACGGTCAGCATCTCCGTCGACGACGACCGGTACATACGAAACGATCCGTACGTGATCGAGAGCGCGGCCGGCGGCGAGGTGACCGTCGGCGTCGTCGAGCGCGGGAGCGCCAGCATCTACGTCGGGGACGACGACGGCCCCGTCGTCGGCGCGTCGGTCACCGTCACGCAGGACGGGGACGTCGTGGCGAAGGGGAAGACGAACGAGAACGGTGCGTTCACCACCGGCGACGTCGAGCGGGGGACGTACGGTCTCCGAATCGAGAAGTCGGGGTACTACGTGCTCGACCGCTCGCTCGACGTGAAGGGAGACCAGTTCTGGATGCTCGAACTCGACTCGGGCACGGTCCCAGTCGAGGTCCGGGTGGTAGACGACCACTTCGAGGATCCTCGGCCGGTCGCCGACGCGCAGGTACACGTCGGCGACCACGCGAGCGGTAACACGTCCGAAGACGGACGCTTCACCGCTTCCGTGCCGGTGAACGCAGAGCACGAACTGCGAGTGAGCAAGCCCGGCTACGAGTCGGTGAGCCGCACCCTGTCGGTCGACGAGGACGAGACGACGGCCACCGTCGACATCCGGCGCACCCCGTCGCTCTCGCTCATGGTCGCGAACTCGAAGACGGTCGTGGGGCAGACGGTCATCGTCACGGTGACCGACGAGTACGGCGAGCGCGTTTCGGGTGCGGCCGTCCGCATCGACGGGGAGCGCGTCGGCGAGACGAACGACGAGGGCGTCGCCCGGATCCCCATCGAGGAGGCGGGACCGCGGCGCATCGTCGTCGCCGCGGACGGGGTCACCTCCAACGCGGTAGTGGTAGAGGGCGTGCGCGATAGCGGCTCGTCGCCGAACGGCGACGACGGAGCGGCGTCGGCCGACGTCCCGAACGAAACGGCGACCGACGGGCCGAAGGCCACGGAGGGGGCCGGTCCCGGGTTCACGGGGGGCGCGACGCTGCTCGCCGCCGCCCTCGCGCTGGGTGCCGCCGTCGGTCGGCGGGCGAGGCTATAG